Proteins encoded within one genomic window of Humulus lupulus chromosome 1, drHumLupu1.1, whole genome shotgun sequence:
- the LOC133817538 gene encoding uncharacterized protein LOC133817538: MEYLTRLLLQTSNQKGFGFHPLCKHVNLVNLCFADDLVIFCKGNVNSMRLTQSAIASFCATTGLSINNTKSHIYFGGINADYKAQLVEISRMQEGSFPLKYLGIHLRPTKWRAADCGEIIGKIQRNLHSWTSRNLSFAGRAQLIHSVLLGIRNYWMNIFILPQKVVAAIDKCCRDFLWRTKGHRSKLHLTSWEQVCLPKKYGGVGFCEGRKWNIAMMAKYIWAISSKKDCLWVKWIDAIYLKGNSFWSVPLIHDTSWYFRKLLKLRNAVDYYAINSSVLRGKFKAKLFYLSLIAASEVQYASAVWHHLCVPKHRFISWQMINDHLLTRDKLGKILELPSYLCPVCECFNESHQHLFFDCSFTKNLQQAVSSWSGFQGWPLTMVAWKSWCSHVGYDLQQLVWNAIIAAVIYSVWCNRNRCLFDLCCSSVLVVSSTIKAAIKARVKTITCTKAKKKDRDVISFINSL; encoded by the coding sequence ATGGAGTACCTAACCAGGCTCTTACTTCAGACTTCTAATCAAAAAGGGTTTGGTTTTCATCCCCTTTGCAAGCATGTTAATCTTGTCAATCTCTGTTTTGCAGATGATCTAGTTATCTTTTGCAAGGGAAATGTGAACTCTATGAGACTTACTCAGTCTGCTATTGCTAGTTTTTGTGCAACTACAGGCCTCTCAATCAATAATACCAAATCGCACATATACTTTGGAGGTATCAATGCCGACTATAAAGCTCAGTTAGTGGAGATCTCTCGAATGCAAGAAGGCTCGTTTCCGCTTAAGTATCTTGGAATACATCTAAGACCTACTAAATGGAGAGCTGCTGACTGTGGGGAAATTATTGGGAAAATTCAACGGAATCTTCATTCTTGGACTAGTAGGAACCTTTCCTTTGCGGGTCGAGCTCAACTTATTCATTCTGTCCTTCTTGGAATAAGAAATTATTGGATGAATATCTTTATTCTTCCTCAGAAAGTAGTGGCTGCCATTGATAAATGTTGCAGAGACTTCCTGTGGAGGACCAAAGGGCATCGCAGCAAGCTTCACCTTACTTCTTGGGAGCAAGTCTGTCTTCCCAAAAAGTATGGAGGAGTTGGTTTCTGTGAGGGCAGGAAATGGAATATTGCTATGATGGCTAAGTACATTTGGGCAATTTCTAGCAAGAAAGATTGTCTTTGGGTCAAATGGATAGATGCCATCTATCTTAAAGGAAATAGCTTCTGGTCTGTGCCATTAATTCATGATACCAGCTGGTATTTTCGAAAACTTCTGAAGTTGAGGAATGCTGTTGATTATTATGCTATTAACTCTTCGGTATTAAGAGGCAAGTTTAAAGCTAAACTCTTTTATTTGTCTCTTATAGCAGCTTCAGAGGTGCAGTATGCCTCTGCTGTTTGGCATCATCTCTGTGTCCCGAAACATAGATTCATTTCTTGGCAAATGATAAATGATCATCTTCTTACTCGTGATAAACTAGGAAAAATCTTGGAGCTTCCATCGTATCTTTGCCCGGTTTGTGAGTGTTTCAACGAGTCCCACCAGCACCTTTTCTTTGACTGCTCCTTCACTAAGAACCTCCAGCAAGCAGTCAGTTCTTGGTCCGGTTTCCAGGGTTGGCCTCTTACCATGGTAGCCTGGAAGAGTTGGTGCTCTCATGTTGGTTATGATCTGCAGCAGCTGGTTTGGAATGCTATTATTGCAGCAGTGATCTACTCGGTCTGGTGTAACAGGAATAGATGTCTGTTTGATCTGTGTTGTAGCTCAGTGTTGGTAGTTAGCTCCACCATTAAAGCTGCTATCAAAGCTAGAGTTAAGACTATTACTTGTACCAAGGCTAAGAAAAAAGACAGAGATGTTATTAGCTTTATAAATTCCCTGTAA